The Desulfatiglans anilini DSM 4660 genome contains a region encoding:
- a CDS encoding tyrosine-protein kinase family protein, whose amino-acid sequence MSQIYELLNKNKGDTTHQSNELKDSEAHEKQRESYLQIPALEIDSHENTRQEFECLYKNLTLLGMKEIRSILICGLSCDNNLLLSMSLASTIARSEPLKILVVDSNVDSPGLYKYEVGRRRPGFSDFLREYQPVDQYVMPSSNPRLFGMKLGLMENGDRERLNPLRVESAIKTLQSYYDMIILDGPPVISENCLPLAKSVDGVILVLRMGILADLVKKARSTLDQIQTRVLGAILS is encoded by the coding sequence ATGAGCCAAATATATGAACTCTTGAATAAAAACAAAGGGGATACGACTCACCAATCAAATGAGTTGAAAGATTCAGAAGCCCATGAAAAGCAGCGCGAAAGCTATTTGCAAATTCCTGCGCTCGAAATTGATTCACACGAAAATACACGCCAGGAGTTTGAGTGCCTTTACAAGAACCTTACTCTTCTGGGAATGAAAGAAATTCGATCGATTCTCATATGCGGTTTATCTTGTGACAATAATCTTTTGCTTTCGATGAGCCTCGCATCAACGATCGCACGAAGCGAACCTTTGAAAATTCTTGTTGTCGATTCAAACGTGGATTCGCCGGGCCTCTATAAATATGAAGTGGGCAGACGACGGCCCGGCTTTTCTGATTTTCTCCGAGAATATCAGCCCGTAGACCAATATGTCATGCCGTCGAGCAACCCACGCCTGTTTGGCATGAAACTGGGTCTGATGGAAAACGGAGACCGTGAACGTCTGAACCCCTTGCGTGTGGAGTCGGCTATAAAAACGCTTCAATCGTACTACGACATGATTATTCTCGATGGCCCGCCGGTGATTTCAGAGAACTGCCTGCCGCTGGCCAAGAGTGTGGATGGAGTCATTCTGGTTCTACGAATGGGAATTTTAGCCGATTTGGTGAAAAAGGCACGCAGCACATTGGACCAGATACAAACGCGGGTCTTAGGCGCCATTCTTTCTTG